The following coding sequences are from one Methanosarcina sp. WWM596 window:
- a CDS encoding polysaccharide deacetylase family protein, with product MFEKLKENEELWALYARKEEYDLTFRDRYERFPYYMSGHGNIFEPRVSKFLVENGLKPQYPDGKKFAVCLTHDIDAVYPDKLYPIIGSIKALARRNLTEAMKTPFSRIHRKWNPCWNLREIVKLEAKYDAKSSFYFLALNPEETDFNYNIRDLESELGFISDSGWEVGLHGGHESYKSLEDLKEKKRRVEEVLGKRIIGYRNHYLKFSVPETWELLSKAGFKYDTTLGYPDCAGFRNGMCHPFRPFNLNEGRQIDILEIPLVIMDRSLFKDYMRLDVKKAWECTKHLINTVERYNGVITILWHNNTCIEGENLKYYEKILEYCAGKNAWITSGEEIYNWWTSQVEPGTQK from the coding sequence ATGTTTGAAAAACTGAAAGAAAACGAGGAACTCTGGGCTCTCTATGCTAGAAAGGAAGAATACGACCTGACTTTTCGCGACAGATATGAGAGATTTCCTTACTACATGAGCGGGCATGGAAATATTTTCGAACCGAGAGTTTCCAAATTTCTGGTAGAAAACGGGCTGAAACCGCAGTATCCTGACGGAAAAAAATTCGCGGTCTGCCTCACACACGACATCGACGCGGTTTATCCGGATAAACTGTATCCGATTATCGGGTCTATTAAAGCCCTTGCCAGAAGGAACCTGACCGAGGCAATGAAAACCCCTTTTTCCAGGATTCACAGGAAATGGAATCCATGCTGGAACTTAAGGGAAATAGTGAAGTTGGAAGCAAAATATGATGCAAAATCCAGTTTTTATTTCCTTGCCCTGAACCCTGAAGAAACGGACTTTAATTATAATATTAGAGACCTTGAATCGGAACTGGGTTTTATCTCCGACAGTGGGTGGGAAGTCGGCCTTCACGGCGGACACGAGTCCTACAAGAGCCTGGAAGACCTTAAAGAAAAAAAAAGGCGGGTTGAAGAAGTCCTGGGTAAAAGAATTATAGGGTACAGAAATCACTATCTAAAGTTTAGCGTCCCTGAGACCTGGGAGTTGTTGAGCAAAGCAGGGTTCAAGTACGATACCACACTTGGGTATCCAGACTGTGCAGGCTTCAGGAATGGGATGTGTCATCCTTTTAGGCCTTTTAATTTGAATGAAGGGCGTCAGATCGATATTCTGGAAATCCCGCTGGTTATTATGGACCGTTCGCTTTTTAAAGACTACATGCGCCTTGATGTCAAAAAAGCCTGGGAATGTACAAAGCACCTTATCAATACGGTTGAACGGTATAACGGTGTGATCACAATCCTGTGGCACAATAATACTTGCATTGAGGGAGAGAACCTTAAATACTACGAAAAAATCCTTGAGTACTGTGCCGGTAAAAACGCCTGGATTACCAGCGGAGAGGAAATCTATAACTGGTGGACCAGTCAGGTTGAACCGGGGACCCAAAAGTAA
- a CDS encoding lipopolysaccharide biosynthesis protein, whose translation MDEKTEKAVKKSSKKEKKASFVSDVLTLAGGTTFAQILTILAAPVLTRLYGPEDFGVWALYISITSIISIIACLRYDYSIMLPESEEEAVNLLGLSFLSALAVTGLTVPFIWHFQSRIVDLLNAPQIEEYLWLVPPFVFVNGVFLALNQWNSRTKLFKRLSFSRISSSVSTTATQITLGVVEKPTTAAGLIGGSLVGQSVATFVLGGQIWRDDRRLIKKSLGWKKIYEGAIRHRKLPLIDIWSALMNSISWQLPAFLLSAFFTPAVVGFYSLGFRLLQLPMSFIGGSISQVFYQRASRAISEGTLSTLVESVFRMLVLIGMFPILILTIVGSDVFTVIFGSAWTEAGVYAQILSLWAFVWFISSPLTTIYLVVEELHFGFNYNFFNLVTRFLSLTIGGLLGNARVALVLFSISGIVVYGYLCLKMMYYSGVKTSRALEIVFSNLILFIPAGAVLVALKIAGINQVLLVVISGLIICIYYLYILKTDKQVKGIIRELKSPGKV comes from the coding sequence ATGGATGAAAAGACGGAAAAAGCGGTAAAAAAGTCATCAAAAAAAGAAAAGAAGGCAAGTTTTGTATCAGATGTGCTGACACTTGCAGGCGGAACGACCTTTGCTCAGATCCTTACGATTCTGGCAGCTCCTGTTCTGACCCGCCTTTACGGACCGGAGGATTTTGGAGTCTGGGCCCTGTATATCTCCATAACGAGCATTATAAGCATTATTGCATGCCTCAGGTATGATTATTCCATAATGCTACCAGAGTCCGAAGAGGAAGCAGTAAACCTTTTAGGCCTTAGTTTCCTCTCCGCCCTTGCTGTTACCGGTTTAACCGTGCCATTTATATGGCACTTTCAGTCCCGGATAGTTGATCTGCTAAATGCCCCGCAGATCGAAGAATATCTCTGGCTTGTGCCTCCGTTCGTGTTTGTGAACGGAGTTTTTCTCGCACTTAACCAGTGGAACTCAAGAACAAAACTCTTCAAGAGGCTCTCCTTCTCAAGAATTTCCAGTTCAGTTTCGACCACTGCAACCCAGATTACTCTCGGGGTTGTAGAAAAGCCCACAACTGCAGCCGGTTTAATCGGGGGAAGCCTTGTAGGCCAGTCTGTAGCGACATTCGTGCTTGGAGGGCAGATCTGGAGAGATGACAGGCGTCTGATAAAAAAGAGCCTGGGCTGGAAAAAAATATACGAAGGTGCAATAAGGCACCGCAAACTTCCGCTCATAGATATCTGGTCCGCACTTATGAACTCGATCTCCTGGCAGCTTCCGGCTTTTCTCCTTTCAGCTTTTTTTACTCCTGCAGTTGTTGGCTTTTACTCCCTCGGGTTCCGCCTGCTTCAGTTACCCATGAGTTTTATTGGAGGTTCGATCTCACAGGTATTTTACCAGAGAGCGTCAAGGGCAATATCCGAAGGCACCCTCAGTACTCTTGTTGAAAGTGTGTTCCGAATGCTCGTGCTCATAGGCATGTTCCCTATATTGATCCTCACAATTGTCGGAAGCGACGTCTTCACCGTGATTTTCGGGAGCGCCTGGACAGAGGCAGGAGTCTATGCCCAGATCCTGAGCCTCTGGGCATTTGTATGGTTTATCTCTTCCCCTTTGACCACAATATACCTGGTAGTAGAAGAGCTTCACTTCGGCTTCAACTACAATTTCTTCAATCTAGTAACCCGTTTCCTGTCCCTCACAATCGGGGGCTTGCTGGGAAATGCCCGTGTGGCCCTTGTCCTTTTCTCCATATCAGGCATTGTGGTATACGGGTACCTATGCCTGAAAATGATGTACTACTCTGGCGTAAAGACTTCAAGAGCCCTGGAAATTGTATTCTCAAACCTGATCCTCTTTATCCCTGCGGGAGCAGTTCTGGTAGCTCTCAAAATCGCAGGAATAAACCAGGTCCTTCTTGTAGTAATCTCCGGTTTGATTATCTGCATTTATTATCTGTATATACTTAAAACGGATAAACAGGTAAAAGGAATAATAAGGGAATTAAAATCTCCGGGAAAAGTGTAA